Proteins encoded by one window of Rhodopirellula islandica:
- the mutS gene encoding DNA mismatch repair protein MutS, protein MTPMMRQYHEAKEACGDALLFFRMGDFYELFLDDAKVAAGILGLTLTSRDKDSKNPTAMAGFPHHQLDQYLQKLIRAGFRAAVCEQVEDPKSAKGLVRREVTRVVSAGTLTDEGLLDPKEPNYLAAVFAPSQKAREKAQKQAAKNNDPTGGDVVGIAWAELSSGRFEAGVFPRARLDDELARIGPAEVIHCEDDASVHPDPTATWSWTARPSWSYAAADAEKSLCKQLSVANLEGLGFEENGEVAIRAAGAVLCYLKETQRGSLDHFRSLTCHNRSPVLQIDAATRRSLEITRTMRTGSREGAMLGVIDRTVTPMGSRLLAEHLAAPLIDVDAIAYRADAVDEFVRNHNLRGDVRTILGDTYDLTRLLARVATGRTGPRDLRQVAVTLSGLPALKARLTERDSACLTRLESELHLCPELREQLEAALNDDCPLSAADGNFIREGFDSELDTLRELARGGKRWIAEYQQRQMDETGISNLKVGYNRVFGYFLEVSNAQKDKIPADFIRKQTLKNCERYITPELKEYEEKVLAADDKASSREQMLFTMLRENTHKHLGILQEVASAIAMIDVVASLAEVAAQHHWVRPTLTDDSVLRIEGGRHPVLDVTMPQGEFVPNDCIQSPETGMILLITGPNMAGKSTYIRQVALITLLAQTGSFVPATSAEIGIADRIFARVGASDELSRGQSTFMVEMVETARILNTATSRSLVILDEIGRGTSTYDGLSLAWAITEHLHEQIGARTLFATHYHELAALQETLPRVANLSVAVKEWQDEVVFLHRIVPGSADKSYGIQVARLAGIPVEVNERAKDVLAQLEADHRDSLDRPTIAPPSGGKGSGDTYQLTLFGYADHPLIQEIESVDIDSMSPIQAWQFLQEAKAKLTAGPKAVKG, encoded by the coding sequence ATGACTCCCATGATGCGACAGTACCACGAGGCGAAAGAGGCGTGCGGCGACGCATTGCTCTTCTTTCGCATGGGCGATTTCTACGAGCTGTTTTTGGACGACGCCAAGGTCGCTGCGGGGATCTTGGGGCTGACCCTGACCAGCCGTGACAAAGACAGCAAGAACCCAACGGCGATGGCGGGGTTCCCCCACCACCAACTGGATCAGTACCTTCAAAAGCTGATCCGAGCGGGCTTTCGAGCCGCCGTCTGCGAGCAAGTCGAGGACCCCAAATCGGCCAAAGGCTTGGTTCGCCGCGAAGTCACGCGGGTTGTCAGTGCTGGCACGCTGACCGACGAAGGCCTGCTCGACCCGAAAGAGCCCAACTACTTGGCGGCCGTCTTTGCACCCAGCCAGAAGGCTCGCGAAAAAGCTCAGAAACAAGCGGCGAAGAACAATGACCCGACTGGCGGCGACGTCGTTGGGATCGCTTGGGCAGAGCTTTCCAGTGGTCGATTCGAAGCCGGCGTTTTCCCCCGTGCCCGCTTGGACGATGAACTCGCCCGAATCGGCCCCGCCGAAGTCATCCACTGCGAAGACGATGCGTCGGTTCATCCGGACCCGACCGCGACGTGGTCCTGGACCGCTCGGCCCTCCTGGAGCTACGCCGCCGCCGACGCTGAAAAGTCGCTCTGCAAACAGCTCTCCGTTGCCAATCTCGAAGGCCTCGGATTTGAAGAGAACGGTGAGGTCGCGATTCGCGCCGCCGGTGCGGTGCTGTGCTACTTGAAGGAAACCCAGCGTGGCTCGCTGGATCACTTTCGCTCCCTGACCTGCCACAACCGCAGTCCGGTTCTGCAGATCGACGCGGCGACCCGGCGCAGTCTCGAAATCACTCGCACCATGCGGACCGGGTCACGCGAAGGAGCGATGCTGGGCGTCATCGATCGCACGGTCACGCCGATGGGATCGCGGTTGCTGGCCGAGCACCTCGCGGCTCCACTGATCGATGTCGATGCAATCGCGTATCGCGCCGATGCGGTCGACGAATTCGTTCGCAACCACAACTTGCGGGGCGACGTCCGAACGATTCTGGGCGACACCTACGACCTGACTCGCTTGCTCGCCCGTGTCGCCACGGGACGCACTGGCCCGCGAGACCTCCGACAGGTCGCGGTCACACTCAGCGGATTGCCGGCACTGAAAGCTCGTTTGACCGAGCGTGACAGCGCCTGCCTGACCCGCTTGGAATCGGAACTGCATCTCTGCCCGGAACTGCGTGAACAACTCGAAGCTGCGCTCAACGATGACTGCCCGTTGTCGGCGGCCGATGGCAACTTCATTCGCGAAGGCTTTGACTCCGAACTTGACACACTTCGTGAATTGGCTCGCGGCGGCAAGCGGTGGATCGCCGAATACCAACAGCGGCAAATGGACGAAACCGGCATCTCGAATTTGAAGGTCGGTTACAACCGCGTCTTTGGCTACTTCCTTGAAGTCAGCAACGCTCAAAAAGACAAAATCCCCGCGGACTTCATTCGCAAGCAAACGCTGAAGAATTGCGAACGGTACATCACGCCGGAACTGAAGGAATACGAAGAGAAGGTGCTGGCCGCAGACGACAAAGCGTCCAGTCGCGAACAAATGCTGTTCACGATGCTTCGCGAAAACACGCACAAGCACCTGGGCATCTTGCAAGAGGTCGCCAGCGCGATCGCGATGATCGATGTGGTCGCGTCGCTCGCCGAAGTCGCCGCCCAGCATCACTGGGTGCGTCCGACATTGACCGACGACAGCGTGCTTCGGATCGAAGGCGGTCGGCACCCGGTGCTGGATGTCACCATGCCTCAAGGCGAATTCGTTCCCAACGATTGCATTCAAAGCCCCGAAACAGGCATGATCCTGTTGATCACCGGCCCCAACATGGCGGGCAAAAGCACGTACATCCGCCAAGTCGCCCTGATCACGTTGCTCGCACAAACGGGCAGCTTCGTGCCCGCAACGTCTGCCGAAATTGGCATCGCCGATCGCATCTTTGCACGAGTCGGTGCCAGCGATGAACTCAGTCGCGGCCAAAGCACGTTCATGGTGGAGATGGTCGAGACCGCTCGCATCCTGAACACAGCAACGTCTCGCAGCTTGGTCATCCTCGACGAAATCGGACGTGGAACCAGCACGTATGATGGCCTGTCATTGGCCTGGGCGATCACCGAACACCTGCACGAACAGATCGGCGCTCGAACCCTCTTCGCAACTCACTACCACGAACTCGCCGCACTGCAGGAAACGCTTCCGCGAGTCGCCAACCTCAGCGTCGCGGTGAAAGAATGGCAAGACGAAGTGGTGTTCTTGCACCGCATCGTGCCGGGAAGTGCGGACAAGAGCTACGGCATCCAAGTCGCTCGATTGGCTGGGATTCCCGTGGAAGTCAACGAGCGTGCCAAAGATGTGCTCGCCCAACTCGAAGCCGATCACCGCGACAGCTTGGATCGCCCGACCATCGCTCCGCCGAGCGGCGGCAAAGGATCCGGTGACACGTATCAGCTGACCCTGTTTGGCTACGCCGATCACCCGTTGATCCAAGAGATTGAATCGGTCGACATTGATTCGATGTCACCCATTCAAGCTTGGCAGTTTTTGCAAGAGGCAAAAGCGAAACTCACCGCGGGTCCGAAAGCGGTGAAGGGGTAA
- a CDS encoding NIPSNAP family protein: MKRWMTFGWIAALCLTASLKPAMSSADEYYEVRTIVVGEKGDAAAIDQYLEKALIPALERQEIGPIGVFAPKTKPDEQNATIFVIIPYAELGQMESSRAALAKDSEYKKAAADYLSRDTKTAPYSRISSELLTAMDCWPKTVVPAGTLENDERVYELRLYESANERLGDLKVEMFNQGEVPIFLDSGVQPIFIGQALVGPQTPSLTYLTVYKNDAAREKAWDAFRAHPDWKVLSKNPRFGGTVSRIDKFVLSAKPYSQM, encoded by the coding sequence ATGAAACGATGGATGACGTTCGGCTGGATCGCCGCCCTTTGCCTCACCGCGAGTTTGAAACCTGCGATGAGTTCCGCTGACGAATACTACGAAGTCCGCACCATCGTGGTGGGAGAGAAAGGGGACGCCGCAGCAATCGATCAGTACCTGGAAAAGGCCCTGATTCCCGCGTTGGAACGCCAGGAGATTGGCCCGATTGGCGTCTTTGCTCCCAAAACCAAGCCTGACGAACAAAACGCGACCATTTTCGTGATCATTCCCTACGCCGAACTCGGCCAAATGGAATCTTCCCGCGCGGCGCTGGCGAAGGACTCGGAATACAAAAAAGCGGCCGCAGACTATCTGAGTCGCGACACCAAGACGGCTCCGTACTCACGAATCAGCAGCGAATTGCTGACCGCCATGGATTGCTGGCCCAAAACCGTTGTTCCCGCCGGAACACTTGAAAACGACGAACGAGTCTACGAACTCCGCCTGTACGAAAGCGCCAACGAGCGACTCGGTGACCTCAAGGTTGAAATGTTCAACCAAGGTGAAGTCCCGATCTTTCTTGACAGCGGCGTCCAGCCCATTTTCATCGGCCAAGCCTTGGTGGGTCCGCAAACGCCAAGCCTGACGTACCTGACGGTGTACAAAAATGACGCCGCTCGCGAAAAAGCGTGGGACGCTTTCCGAGCCCACCCGGACTGGAAAGTGCTGAGCAAGAACCCACGTTTCGGTGGCACGGTCAGCCGGATCGATAAATTCGTACTCTCGGCGAAACCTTACTCGCAAATGTGA
- a CDS encoding FG-GAP repeat domain-containing protein, with product MFGIGIALGVLSLELGCTPRSDAPPEAGKRTVAPSTDQPNDPVDPDVEAATSAATSDARKIGDRLVERVRPQVEVFCTACHVMPSPAGAPKHEWPQLVDQMYMTYKDSGRSDLVVPDRTEALKFFQIQAPESKNLPFAKQEFGPSTARWDQRPVDLETSRPPGISHLQWISSGLGDSPALVACDVNTGALFASWPSEPERPPQRLATLFQPVHVEPCDLDGDGVLDLIVADVGEFNAADSDLGQVIALHQEAPGEANEVGTMKKIVLAEGLGRVAEVQPGDFDSDGDLDFIVAVFGWRKTGGLYLLRRDGEVDIQLGAEAFTLETIDERSGPVNVPTIDLNGDGHLDFVALISQEHEVIEAFFNDGTGHFRNVVMHAAPDPSYGSTGIELVDLDRDGDVDVLYSNGDSFDRGAKRHHQIQWLENPFEDQRQWKESSPAKSGQAPRAEFRHHRLASMPGVLRAQAGDFDGDGDLDVIAGALLATPTIVAWQGSGSPSLLLLRQTEAGVFEGEILETDLQRHLTLEVADMDADGVDEFAIGNFFRDGESSDPHIRWWKEASTKN from the coding sequence TTGTTTGGCATTGGGATCGCCCTTGGAGTGCTTTCACTCGAACTCGGCTGCACGCCTCGGTCCGATGCGCCGCCCGAGGCGGGGAAACGCACGGTCGCGCCGTCAACGGACCAGCCCAACGACCCCGTCGATCCCGATGTGGAGGCAGCGACTTCAGCGGCAACGTCTGATGCGCGGAAGATCGGGGATCGGTTGGTCGAACGGGTGCGCCCCCAGGTCGAAGTGTTTTGCACGGCGTGTCACGTCATGCCATCACCCGCGGGAGCCCCGAAGCATGAATGGCCGCAATTGGTCGACCAGATGTACATGACCTACAAGGATTCGGGACGCAGCGATTTGGTGGTTCCCGATCGGACCGAGGCATTGAAGTTCTTTCAGATCCAGGCGCCAGAGTCGAAGAACTTGCCGTTTGCGAAGCAAGAGTTCGGCCCCAGCACTGCCCGTTGGGATCAGCGACCGGTCGATTTGGAAACGTCACGTCCGCCAGGGATCAGTCATCTGCAATGGATCTCGTCTGGATTGGGGGATTCACCAGCCCTGGTCGCGTGCGACGTCAACACGGGAGCATTGTTTGCAAGTTGGCCCAGTGAGCCCGAGCGACCGCCCCAGCGATTGGCGACCCTGTTTCAACCGGTTCATGTGGAGCCTTGTGACCTCGATGGCGACGGGGTGTTGGATTTGATCGTGGCGGATGTGGGTGAGTTCAATGCCGCGGACAGCGACCTCGGTCAGGTCATCGCGCTTCACCAAGAAGCACCGGGGGAAGCCAACGAAGTCGGGACGATGAAGAAGATCGTTTTGGCGGAAGGGCTGGGCCGAGTCGCCGAGGTCCAGCCGGGCGATTTTGATTCCGACGGGGACCTCGACTTCATCGTGGCGGTGTTCGGGTGGAGAAAAACCGGCGGGCTGTATTTATTGCGTCGGGATGGCGAAGTCGACATTCAGCTTGGCGCGGAGGCTTTCACGCTGGAAACCATTGACGAGCGATCCGGGCCGGTCAACGTTCCCACCATCGACCTGAACGGCGATGGGCACCTGGACTTTGTGGCGTTGATCAGCCAAGAGCATGAAGTGATCGAAGCGTTCTTCAACGATGGAACCGGGCACTTTCGAAACGTCGTGATGCATGCGGCTCCCGATCCGTCTTATGGATCGACGGGCATTGAACTGGTCGACCTGGATCGCGACGGTGATGTCGATGTGCTGTACAGCAACGGGGACTCGTTCGATCGAGGAGCCAAACGTCATCATCAAATTCAGTGGCTGGAAAATCCGTTCGAGGATCAACGCCAATGGAAGGAGTCTTCGCCCGCAAAATCAGGGCAAGCACCTCGGGCAGAGTTCCGGCATCATCGGCTGGCGAGCATGCCCGGTGTGTTGCGAGCTCAAGCAGGCGACTTCGATGGAGACGGCGATCTCGATGTGATCGCGGGAGCACTGTTGGCCACGCCCACCATCGTTGCATGGCAAGGAAGTGGTTCCCCGTCACTGTTGTTGTTGCGACAAACCGAGGCGGGTGTGTTTGAGGGAGAGATCCTTGAAACGGATCTTCAACGGCACCTCACACTCGAGGTCGCCGACATGGACGCTGATGGCGTCGACGAATTCGCAATCGGCAACTTCTTCCGCGATGGCGAATCCAGCGACCCGCACATCCGGTGGTGGAAAGAAGCGAGCACGAAGAATTGA
- a CDS encoding DUF1553 domain-containing protein, which yields MRDPLISISTCARDCDVVLSKLIGWTLFVPLIGTVLWVQSASADDADQAEDTIQFNRDIRPILSENCFHCHGPDDENREAGLHLDTEEGAKDWAIVEGDAEESEVWLRMVADDPEMLMPPPDSERQVTPEQTETIRRWIEQGARYQSHWSFISPADVDVPEAASAAEESLATSEIDRFINRSLTQAGLKPEGEADRETWLRRVTFDLIGLPPSLSELDAFLADQSPLAKNRVIDRLLARPEYGERMATDWLDVARYSDTYGYQVDRDRFVWPWRDWVIQAFNGNMPYDEFVTQQLAGDLLPGATQAQTLATTFNRLHPQKVEGGSVPEEFRIEYVADRAQTVATAMMGLTYECCRCHNHKYDPISQENYFQLNAFFDNIDEAGLYSYFTPSVPTPTLPLPTEDEARRLTQLQSDVAVAEKKLRETIQKRREHWSQQWKDSKSIPSDSLPEHHLAQPIASLDFEDDPKSPNQSVDGKVGKAWQLTGDDAVATEVGNFDRSQPFSVALWMKTPDVKERAVVWHRSRAWTDAASRGYELLILDGKLQWSQIHFWPGNAISVMTTEAIPVGEWVHVTASTEGSSSASGLTVHINGKEVKTTVVRDALSKQIQGGGGDHITLGERMRDRGFKQGAVDQFRVFDVRLSDLEIQQLVRDDYEFDLEADWEPEQRIQHALLRWDAEVDAARQSLRDVRLAKCKLEDSIDEIMVMRETPQPRPTHLLARGVYDSPQQEVQPGTPDFLPPLPEADTANPNRLTLAKWLCDREHPLTSRVAVNRLWQISFGQGLVRTPEDFGSQGMPPTHPELLDWLALDLADNGWDLKRMMKQIMLSDAYGRSSVSTQDNLALVDPTNRLLSHFPTYRLPAEMLRDQALAAGGRLVHAMGGPPAKPYEVEVSFKPTGRDQGEGLYRRSLYTYWKRTSPAPVMTTLDAAKRDVCRVQRERTASPLQAFVMLNGPQTIEAARGLAEHLVRDAPQDDGQKMLHDAFRITTSRHPTAEQLSVLVELYEEQWNYFQSHEAATSEFLAIGDADPDASLDASRVAAMTVVVGTLLNFDLCLVKR from the coding sequence ATGCGTGATCCATTGATTTCAATCTCCACCTGCGCACGCGATTGCGACGTTGTTCTTTCAAAGCTCATTGGTTGGACCTTGTTTGTTCCGTTGATCGGAACGGTCCTGTGGGTCCAGTCGGCATCGGCAGATGATGCCGACCAGGCAGAAGACACGATTCAGTTCAATCGCGACATTCGTCCGATCTTGTCGGAGAATTGTTTCCATTGTCACGGACCGGACGATGAGAATCGCGAAGCCGGTCTGCACTTGGACACCGAAGAAGGTGCCAAGGACTGGGCCATCGTCGAAGGCGATGCCGAAGAAAGCGAAGTGTGGTTGCGGATGGTTGCCGATGACCCGGAAATGTTGATGCCGCCTCCGGATTCGGAACGCCAGGTCACGCCCGAGCAAACGGAAACCATTCGTCGCTGGATCGAACAAGGGGCTCGTTACCAGAGCCATTGGTCTTTCATCTCGCCAGCTGACGTGGACGTGCCCGAGGCTGCATCGGCGGCGGAAGAGTCTTTGGCTACCAGTGAGATCGATCGGTTCATCAATCGCTCGCTGACCCAGGCTGGCTTGAAACCCGAGGGCGAGGCGGATCGCGAAACTTGGTTGCGCCGGGTCACGTTCGATTTGATTGGTTTGCCGCCAAGTCTTTCTGAACTCGATGCGTTCCTGGCGGACCAATCTCCGCTGGCCAAGAACCGCGTCATCGATCGATTGCTCGCACGACCGGAGTACGGCGAGCGCATGGCAACCGACTGGCTCGACGTGGCACGCTACAGCGACACCTACGGCTATCAAGTCGATCGCGATCGTTTCGTTTGGCCGTGGCGAGATTGGGTGATCCAGGCTTTCAACGGGAACATGCCCTACGACGAATTTGTCACCCAGCAATTGGCGGGTGACCTGTTGCCGGGCGCGACTCAGGCTCAGACCTTGGCGACCACCTTCAACCGACTGCACCCACAGAAGGTCGAAGGCGGCAGTGTGCCGGAAGAATTTCGAATCGAATACGTTGCCGACCGAGCTCAGACGGTTGCGACGGCGATGATGGGACTGACGTATGAATGTTGCCGATGTCACAACCATAAATACGATCCGATCAGTCAGGAAAACTATTTTCAACTGAATGCGTTCTTTGACAACATCGATGAAGCAGGTCTGTATTCGTACTTCACGCCATCGGTGCCCACCCCGACGCTGCCGCTGCCAACCGAAGACGAAGCACGTCGGTTGACGCAGTTGCAAAGCGATGTTGCCGTGGCGGAGAAGAAGCTTCGTGAGACGATTCAGAAGCGACGCGAACACTGGTCGCAGCAATGGAAGGATTCGAAATCAATCCCGAGTGATTCCTTGCCCGAGCATCACCTGGCTCAGCCGATCGCATCCTTGGATTTCGAAGACGATCCCAAGTCGCCCAATCAATCGGTGGATGGGAAGGTTGGCAAAGCCTGGCAGTTGACTGGTGATGACGCGGTTGCGACGGAGGTTGGTAACTTCGATCGGTCGCAACCTTTCTCGGTCGCATTGTGGATGAAGACACCGGATGTCAAAGAACGAGCCGTCGTTTGGCATCGCTCACGAGCCTGGACCGATGCTGCCAGTCGCGGCTATGAGTTGCTGATCCTGGATGGCAAACTTCAATGGTCGCAGATTCATTTTTGGCCGGGAAACGCGATCAGTGTGATGACCACCGAAGCCATTCCCGTCGGCGAGTGGGTGCACGTCACCGCTTCGACGGAAGGTTCCAGTTCCGCATCGGGATTGACGGTTCACATCAACGGCAAAGAAGTGAAGACCACCGTGGTTCGAGATGCGTTGTCGAAACAAATCCAAGGCGGGGGCGGCGACCACATCACCCTCGGCGAACGAATGCGAGACCGTGGTTTCAAACAGGGAGCCGTTGACCAATTCCGCGTCTTTGATGTTCGTTTGAGCGACCTCGAAATTCAGCAACTCGTTCGAGACGATTACGAGTTTGATCTCGAGGCGGATTGGGAACCCGAGCAACGGATCCAACACGCTCTGCTGCGTTGGGATGCCGAGGTGGACGCGGCACGCCAGTCATTGCGAGACGTGCGGCTGGCCAAGTGCAAACTGGAGGACTCGATCGATGAAATCATGGTGATGCGGGAGACGCCTCAACCACGCCCCACTCACTTGCTGGCACGCGGTGTCTACGACAGCCCACAACAAGAAGTCCAACCGGGAACGCCTGACTTCTTGCCGCCGTTGCCGGAAGCCGACACCGCCAACCCAAACCGTTTGACGTTGGCGAAATGGTTGTGCGATCGCGAGCACCCGCTGACTTCACGTGTCGCGGTGAACCGATTGTGGCAGATCAGTTTCGGGCAAGGCTTGGTCCGCACACCCGAAGATTTCGGAAGCCAAGGCATGCCGCCAACGCATCCCGAGTTGCTGGATTGGTTGGCCTTGGATTTGGCCGACAACGGCTGGGACCTGAAACGGATGATGAAGCAAATCATGCTGTCCGATGCCTACGGTCGCAGCAGTGTTTCAACGCAAGACAATCTGGCGTTGGTCGATCCCACCAATCGTTTGCTCTCGCATTTTCCGACCTATCGATTGCCGGCTGAAATGCTGCGTGATCAAGCTCTCGCCGCGGGCGGACGTTTGGTTCACGCAATGGGCGGACCGCCGGCCAAGCCATACGAAGTGGAAGTGTCGTTCAAACCCACCGGTCGCGACCAAGGCGAGGGATTGTACCGACGCAGTTTGTACACGTATTGGAAGCGAACCAGCCCCGCGCCGGTGATGACAACTCTGGATGCTGCCAAACGAGACGTTTGCCGCGTGCAGCGGGAGCGAACCGCTTCGCCGCTGCAAGCCTTCGTGATGCTCAATGGCCCGCAAACGATCGAGGCCGCTCGTGGGCTGGCGGAGCACTTGGTGCGAGACGCTCCGCAGGACGATGGTCAGAAAATGCTTCACGATGCGTTTCGAATCACAACCAGTCGGCACCCGACGGCGGAGCAACTCAGCGTGCTGGTGGAACTGTACGAAGAACAATGGAATTACTTTCAATCCCATGAGGCGGCAACAAGCGAATTTCTCGCGATTGGCGATGCTGATCCGGACGCTTCGCTGGATGCCAGCCGTGTGGCGGCGATGACCGTCGTGGTGGGAACGTTGCTGAACTTTGATTTGTGCTTGGTGAAACGATGA
- a CDS encoding ABC transporter ATP-binding protein, whose protein sequence is MTDPSGTPSADTTALLELRGVSKHFADGDVDALVDVNLSIMSAEFIAIVGPSGGGKSTLLNMLGALDEPTQGEVWFEGKRLAEYPSMDQFRAHKIGFIFQSYRLLPNLTAQENVQLTMFDTHPNVSQRRAEAIRLLERVGLGDRVNHRADKLSIGQRQRVAIARAIAGNPPLILADEPTGALDTERGDEVMDLLDELRQEEGATLVVVTHDERVAERADRVVYICDGRLRTV, encoded by the coding sequence TTGACGGATCCAAGTGGCACACCATCGGCTGACACAACTGCTCTGCTCGAACTGAGAGGCGTGAGCAAGCATTTCGCCGACGGTGACGTGGACGCATTGGTAGATGTCAACTTGTCGATCATGTCCGCCGAATTCATCGCAATCGTGGGACCGAGCGGTGGTGGCAAGTCGACGTTGCTGAACATGCTGGGGGCGTTGGATGAACCGACCCAAGGCGAAGTCTGGTTTGAAGGAAAACGCTTGGCGGAGTATCCCAGTATGGATCAGTTCCGAGCCCACAAGATCGGCTTCATCTTCCAGTCGTATCGCTTGCTGCCGAATCTGACGGCGCAGGAAAACGTTCAGCTGACGATGTTTGACACGCATCCCAATGTGTCGCAGCGAAGGGCGGAGGCGATCCGGTTGCTCGAGCGAGTGGGGTTGGGTGACCGAGTGAACCACCGCGCTGACAAACTCTCGATCGGCCAGCGTCAGCGAGTGGCCATCGCAAGAGCGATCGCGGGCAACCCCCCGTTGATTCTGGCGGATGAACCCACGGGTGCGTTGGACACGGAGCGAGGGGATGAAGTGATGGATCTGCTGGATGAACTCCGCCAGGAAGAAGGTGCCACCCTGGTGGTGGTGACCCATGATGAACGCGTCGCCGAGCGAGCTGACCGCGTAGTCTATATATGTGACGGGAGATTGCGGACCGTCTAA